One window of the Aquila chrysaetos chrysaetos chromosome 8, bAquChr1.4, whole genome shotgun sequence genome contains the following:
- the COL1A1 gene encoding LOW QUALITY PROTEIN: collagen alpha-1(I) chain (The sequence of the model RefSeq protein was modified relative to this genomic sequence to represent the inferred CDS: deleted 2 bases in 2 codons) yields the protein MFSFVDSRLLLLIAATVLLTRGQGEEDIQTGSCIQDGLTYNDKDVWKPEPCQICVCDSGNILCDEVICEDTSDCPNAEIPFGECCPICPDTDASPVYPESAGVEGPKGDTGPKGDRGLPGPPGRDGIPGQPGLPGPPGPPGPPGLGGNFAPQMSYGYDEKAGGMAVPGPMGPAGPRGLPGPPGAPGPQGFQGPPGEPGEPGASGPMGPRGPAGPPGKNGDDGEAGKPGRPGERGPPGPQGARGLPGTAGLPGMKGHRGFSGLDGAKGEPGPAGPKGEPGSPGENGAPGQMGPRGLPGERGRPGPSGPAGARGNDGAPGAAGPPGPTGPAGPPGFPGAAGAKGETGPQGARGSEGPQGARGEPGPPGPAGAAGPAGNPGADGQPGAKGATGAPGIAGAPGFPGARGPSGPQGPSGAPGPKGNSGEPGAPGNKGDTGAKGEPGPAGVQGPPGPAGEEGKRGARGEPGPAGLPGPAGERGAPGSRGFPGADGIAGPKGPPGERGSPGPAGPKGSPGEAGRPGEPGLPGAKGLTGSPGSPGPDGKTGPPGPAGQDGRPGPPGPPGARGQAGVMGFPGPKGAAGEPGKPGERGAPGPPGAVGAAGKDGEAGAQGPPGPTGPAGERGEQGPAGAPGFQGLPGPAGPPGEAGKPGEQGVPGDAGAPGPAGARGERGFPGERGVQGPPGPQGPRGANGAPGNDGAKGDAGAPGAPGNQGPPGLQGMPGERGAAGLPGAKGDRGDPGPKGADGAPGKDGLRGLTGPIGPPGPAGAPGDKGEAGPPGPAGPTGARGAPGDRGEPGPPGPAGFAGPPGADGQPGAKGETGDAGAKGDAGPPGPAGPTGAPGPAGAVGAPGPKGARGSAGPPGATGFPGAAGRVGPPGPSGNIGLPGPPGPSGKEGGKGPRGETGPAGRPGEPGPAGPPGPPGEKGSPGADGPIGAPGTPGPQGIAGQRGVVGLPGQRGERGFPGLPGPSGEPGKQGPSGSPGERGPPGPMGPPGLAGPPGEAGREGAPGAEGAPGRDGAAGPKGDRGETGPAGPPGAPGAPGAPGPVGPAGKSGDRGETGPQGPAGPAGPAGARGPAGPQGPRGDKGETGEQGDRGMKGHRGFSGLQGPPGPPGSPGEQGPSGASGPAGPRGPPGSAGAAGKDGLNGLPGPIGPPGPRGRTGDVGPVGPPGPPGPPGPPGPPSGGFDFSFLPQPPQEKAHDGGRYYRADDANVMRDRDLEVDTTLKSLSQQIENIRSPEGTRKNPARTCRDLKMCHGDWKSGEYWIDPNQGCNLDAIKVYCNMETGETCVYPTQATIAQKNWYLSKNPKEKKHIWFGETMSDGFQFEYGGEGSNPADVAIQLTFLRLMSTEASQNITYHCKNSVAYMDRDTGNLKKALLLQGANEIEIRAEGNSRFTYGVTEDGCTSHTGAWGKTVIEYKTTKTSRLPIIDLAPMDVGAPDQEFGIDIGPVCFL from the exons ATGTTCAGCTTTGTGGATTCTCGGTTACTGCTGTTGATAGCAGCGACTGTACTACTCACCCGCGGGCAAGGAGAAGAAGACA TTCAAACTGGAAGCTGCATACAGGATGGGCTAACGTACAACGATAAGGATGTGTGGAAACCCGAACCCTGCCAGATCTGCGTCTGCGACAGCGGCAACATCCTCTGCGATGAGGTGATCTGCGAGGACACCTCCGACTGCCCCAACGCCGAGATCCCCTTCGGAGAGTGCTGCCCCATCTGTCCCGACACCGACG CCTCCCCTGTCTACCCAGAAAGCGCTGGAGTAGAG GGTCCTAAGGGAGACACCGGCCCCAAAGGAGACAGG GGACTCCCCGGCCCCCCTGGCAGAGATGGCATCCCTGGACAGCCTGGCCTCCCGGGACCCCCAGGCCCTCCAGGTCCTCCAGGCCTCGGCGGA aacTTCGCTCCTCAAATGTCTTATGGCTACGACGAGAAAGCCGGTGGCATGGCCGTGCCCGGCCCCATG GGTCCAGCTGGTCCCCGCGGTCTCCCCGGTCCTCCTGGTGCTCCT GGTCCTCAAGGTTTCCAAGGTCCCCCTGGTGAACCCGGAGAGCCTGGTGCTTCT GGTCCCATGGGTCCCCGTGGTCCAGCCGGCCCCCCTGGCAAGAACGGAGATGAC GGTGAAGCTGGAAAGCCCGGCCGTCCCGGAGAGCGCGGTCCCCCCGGTCCCCAG GGTGCACGTGGTCTCCCAGGAACCGCCGGTCTGCCGGGCATGAAGGGTCACAGA GGCTTCAGTGGTCTGGATGGTGCCAAGGGTGAGCCCGGTCCTGCTGGCCCCAAG GGTGAGCCTGGCAGCCCCGGAGAGAACGGTGCTCCTGGGCAGATG ggtcCTCGTGGGCTTCCCGGCGAGAGAGGCCGTCCCGGTCCATCTGGCCCCGCT GGTGCTCGTGGTAACGACGGtgctcctggtgctgctggtcCTCCC GGTCCAACTGGCCCTGCTGGTCCCCCCGGCTTCCCCGGTGCTGCTGGTGCTAAG ggTGAAACTGGTCCCCAGGGAGCTCGTGGCAGTGAAGGTCCCCAAGGTGCCCGCGGTGAGCCCGGTCCCCCCGGCCCTGCTGGCGCTGCTGGTCCTGCT GGCAACCCCGGTGCTGATGGTCAACCTGGTGCCAAGGGCGCAACC GGTGCTCCTGGCATTGCTGGCGCTCCCGGCTTCCCCGGTGCCCGCGGTCCCTCCGGACCCCAGGGTCCCAGCGGTGCCCCCGGTCCCAAGGGTAACAGC GGTGAACCCGGTGCTCCAGGCAACAAGGGAGACACTGGTGCCAAAGGCGAACCC GGTCCCGCTGGTGTCCAAGGCCCCCCCGGCCCAGCTGGCGAAGAAGGCAAGAGAGGAGCTCGTGGTGAGCCCGGCCCCGCTGGGcttcccggccccgccggcgaACGT GGTGCTCCCGGCAGCCGCGGTTTCCCTGGTGCTGATGGCATTGCCGGTCCCAAG ggtCCCCCCGGCGAGCgcggctcccccggccccgctggccCCAAAGGATCTCCTGGTGAAGCTGGACGCCCCGGGGAACCCGGCCTCCCTGGTGCCAAG GGTCTGACTGGAAGCCCTGGGAGCCCCGGTCCCGACGGCAAGACTGGCCCCCCC GGTCCCGCTGGTCAAGacggccgccccggcccccccggcccccccggaGCTAGAGGTCAAGCCGGCGTGATGGGTTTCCCCGGTCCCAAAGGTGCTGCG GGTGAGCCCGGCAAACCCGGCGAGAGAGGTGCTCCTGGTCCCCCCGGCGCCGTT GGTGCTGCTGGCAAAGATGGTGAAGCTGGTGCCCAAGGTCCTCCCGGCCCTACC GGTCCCGCTGGAGAAAGAGGTGAACAAGGTCCCGCTGGTGCTCCTGGCTTCCAG ggTCTGCCGGGCCCCGCTGGTCCCCCCGGTGAGGCTGGCAAGCCCGGTGAGCAG GGTGTCCCCGGAGACGCCGGTGCCCCCGGTCCCGCCGGTGCCAGG GGTGAGAGAGGTTTCCCCGGTGAACGCGGCGTCCAAGGC CCCCCCGGTCCCCAAGGTCCTCGTGGTGCT AACGGTGCTCCCGGTAACGATGGTGCTAAG GGCGATGCTGGTGCTCCCGGTGCCCCCGGGAACCAAGGCCCCCCCGGTCTGCAGGGTATGCCCGGAGAGCGTGGTGCTGCCGGCCTGCCAGGCGCCAAGGGTGACAGA GGCGACCCCGGTCCCAAAGGTGCTGACGGCGCTCCTGGCAAAGACGGTCTCCGAGGTCTGACTGGCCCCAtcggcccccccggccccgctggtGCTCCTGGTGACAAG GGTGAAGCTGGTCCCCCCGGTCCTGCTGGTCCCACTGGTGCCCGTGGTGCTCCC GGCGACCGCGGCGAGCCCGGCCCTCCCGGTCCTGCTGGATTTGCTGGCCCCCCA GGTGCCGATGGCCAGCCTGGTGCTAAAGGTGAAACTGGTGATGCTGGAGCCAAGGGTGATGCCGGTCCCCCCGGCCCTGCTGGCCCCACTGGTGCTCCTGGCCCTGCC GGTGCTGTTGGTGCTCCTGGTCCCAAAGGTGCTCGCGGTAGCGCTGGACCCCCT GGTGCTACTGGTttccctggtgctgctggaagAGTTGGTCCCCCCGGCCCCTCC GGGAACATCGgtctccccggcccccccggccccagcgGGAAGGAAGGTGGCAAAGGACCCCGCGGTGAAACCGGCCCCGCTGGCCGCCCCGGTGAGCCTGGCCCTGctggcccccccggcccccccggcgAGAAGGGTTCTCCTGGCGCTGACGGCCCCATC GGCGCTCCCGGCACCCCCGGACCCCAAGGTATCGCTGGCCAGCGCGGTGTCGTCGGCCTCCCCGGACAGAGAGGCGAGAGAGGCTTTCCCGGTCTGCCTGGCCCCTCT GGTGAACCCGGCAAGCAAGGTCCCTCCGGTTCCCCTGGCGAGCGCGGTCCTCCCGGCCCCATGGGCCCCCCCGGCTTGGCTGGACCCCCCGGTGAAGCTGGACGTGAG GGTGCTCCCGGTGCTGAAGGTGCCCCCGGTCGTGATGGTGCTGCTGGTCCCAAG GGTGACCGTGGTGAGACTGGCCCTGCTGGCCCCCCTGGTGCTCCCGGTGCCCCCGGTGCCCCCGGCCCCGTCGGTCCTGCTGGCAAGAGTGGAGATCGCGGTGAGACC GGTCCCCAAGGTCCCGCTGGCCCCGCTGGTCCTGCTGGTGCTCGTGGTCCTGCT ggtCCACAAGGTCCCCGTGGTGACAAAGGTGAAACTGGTGAACAGGGTGACAGAGGCATGAAGGGTCACAGAGGCTTCTCCGGTCTCCAGGGCCCACCTGGTCCTCCT GGCTCTCCTGGTGAACAAGGTCCTTCTGGTGCTTCTGGTCCCGCCGGTCCAAGA GGTCCTCCCGGCTCCGCTGGTGCTGCCGGCAAAGATGGTCTCAACGGGCTGCCCGGCCCCATCggtccccccggcccccgcggtCGCACCGGCGACGTCGGCCCCGTC GGTCCCCCTGGCCCACCCGGCCCCCCCGGTCCTCCCGGCCCCCCCAGCGGCGGCTTCGACTTCAGCTTCCTGCCCCAGCCGCCCCAGGAGAAGGCCCACGACGGCGGACGCTACTACCGAGCCGACGATGCCAACGTGATGCGCGACCGGGACCTGGAGGTTGACACCACCCTCAAGAGCCTGAGCCAACAGATCGAGAACATCCGCAGCCCCGAGGGCACCCGCAAAAACCCTGCCCGTACCTGCCGCGACCTGAAGATGTGCCACGGCGACTGGAAGAGCG GCGAATACTGGATCGACCCCAACCAAGGCTGCAACCTGGATGCCATCAAGGTCTACTGTAACATGGAGACGGGCGAGACGTGCGTCTACCCAACCCAGGCCACCATCGCCCAGAAGAACTGGTACCTCAGCAAGAACCCCAAGGAGAAGAAGCACATCTGGTTCGGCGAGACGATGAGCGACGGCTTCCAG TTCGAGTACGGCGGTGAGGGCTCCAACCCAGCCGACGTCGCCATCCAGCTGACCTTCCTCCGCCTGATGTCCACCGAGGCCTCCCAGAACATCACCTACCACTGCAAGAACAGCGTCGCCTACATGGACCGGGACACCGGCAACCTGAAGAAGGCCCTTCTCCTCCAAGGCGCCAACGAGATCGAGATCAGGGCTGAAGGCAACAGCCGCTTCACCTACGGCGTCACCGAGGACGGCTGCACG AGTCACACCGGCGCTTGGGGCAAGACAGTCATCGAGTACAAGACGACAAAGACCTCTCGCCTGCCTATCATCGATTTGGCTCCCATGGACGTTGGCGCTCCAGACCAGGAATTCGGCATCGACATCGGCCCCGTCTGCTTCTTGTAA